TGAAGCACTTGCAGGGATGTTCGGCGCGTTTTGGTCGTACCTTATTGAGCCTGCGCGGCATTATTGGTGGAGGACCGGAGCAAAGTGGAGATGCCGATCAGCCCTGCAGCGAAACGGAGACCAAATCCTGCCGAGTCAAGTTAGTGCAGGCCCTCTCCCCCAACGCGGGGAAAAGGTTCAACCGGTAGCCCTATCTTTGCTGTCGGAGATCGTGGGTACCCCTGGACAGGAGGGTTATTGAGCCGCTTGGACAATCGGTTTGCGGTTGCCAGTTAAGCCGGTCGATCGTCCGGATGCTTGGCAGGAACCACTCTCGGAGGTATTTGGACATGGCCCGGACTTGGTTTGTCTTGTCCATATACCACTGAATGTAGTCATTGTATGTCAAAAATTCGGGAGCAAATACACTCGACGGGCAAATCCTTTTGTTGTCTGCATTCGGCCGGACTATATGTCCGCGGACATTGTTCACATATGTACACGAATCGGACAACGCCGTCTAGATAGTAATATCCAGCCTAACTAAGGCGGCCACTCCTTTGAAATCGTATCACCGCCGACAATTCCTATCAGCCAAAAGAGCCTAGTCGCAGGTAACATCATTGGAACTAACCTATCATGGTTTGGTACAATGTGGATCAACCGTCCCGGTACATCACACCAGCGAAGTCCATTAGTTCTGGCTCATCAGGTACAACCGTATAGAACCACTCGACGACCCTATTCATGTTGCAAAACCTCAAGCGTGTCGATCACATTGTAACAAAAAACGCCCTATTCCTTGTAGAGAATTTGGCCTTGTTGATCTTATTGGTCTGATTGTGTCCCATCTGTGGATCGTGTGCATGCATCTGTTTTTAGGTACATTATTCCGGCACCATATGGTCCTGTCAATCGGCCACATGGAGATGTCGATAACCTTCGTCAAGAAGACAGACATTGGCGGTTCAAGCCGATGTACATGAGACAGATTGTGATCAACATAGCCCAGCGTTTTCAGCCTTGACTAGGTAATTGTGTAGTTGATATCAAACTTGTGTCTGCATGGACCCTCAGCGGAAAGTCCCCGGTTCTACTCTTTACGGACTTGCTAGGATGCTGGAACGTTCGAACAGCACTCGCCATATGGCAAGCAGGCATGGCCACCTGAGGCTCAACAGATCAGGGCCCACTCGATTTCGACAGGCTAAGCGAGCTATTTGCTTCGTCTGCCACGGAACCTCGTAGATTCCGATTTTCCTTACTGTAATATACAACATAACGTTCTCCCTCCTCGGTAGGATGTATTGTGTTTCAGGCTTGGTATCGTCAAGTAATGGTAGCTTGAAGGATCAGACTAAGAGAAGGTGGATCGCCAGTGTCATCCAGCCAATGTCTAGATAGATTTGTGAGGAATCAGCTGCAGTAAGTTATGTGGGCGTCAGCCCAGCGAAGCTTGGGGAGACTTTAGGAGACCCGCACCGCAGATATTTTCTTGTCAGGATAATCGTCTAGCAGAAGATGTCTGGGCGATAGTTGTTGCAGCCGCATAACTGCGCTACTCTGCAGGCCTTTCCTATACCCGGCAGACAGGGAACGTCAGAACGGCATGTAGAGCAACGGTTGCACCCTGGTAACTCGTGGTCGACCCGACGTTCAGTCACCCCAGTAATTTCTAGACCCATTGAAACTATAACAGGGATATTTGATTGGTGCGTTGCTGGGCGCAGGGTAATATATCGTATGCATCGGAGTTGGGCAGATGTCCAATCTCTTCCGTCACTAATGCCGCTGCCGAGCCACGCGAATAGGCTCAAGCTTATCGGCGCACGCCAGGGTGGATCAGAAGGTCCAGAAGGATGCGGGAGAAACCCTTGTGAAAGGATTTCTCTAGTCTATCAGGTCCTATTGGTTAAATTGCATGATTCGTGTTGATTCTTTCTTAAAATCCTgccattttcctcttttgtcACTTCAGCAGTCATCTCGCAATCCAAGTCGCCCCCGTGGGTGGGTACTAATTAACACTCCAATACGAGCGGGTTCAAGCCCTGGTACTTTTTAAATGCAGTCAGCAATTAAATAAATGCATACACAATTGATTTTGAACAAGAATATAAACCGAAGCCCGTCTGCGATCGGTTTGGTTGCATTGAGATTCGAAATCGTCAACTCTCTGCGCATAATCAGACTGCGAGTTAAAATAGACTGTGATCGCACTGACCGAAAAGGACGATCAACCtaactcttcttcttcaccctTGTTGATTTATTTTCATCTTGGATAGACCCCATTTTAATCTCCTTTCTGCATCACTTCCACGTGGAAGGTTGTTCACCGCAACATGCCTCGTGCCCCACAGAAATGGACCCCAGAGGAGGACAAGCTCCTCTGCCGAGAAGTCCACAATCAGTGTGAGTTGGGTCGCAATAGTGTTTCACACATATTAGGTCTAACTCCGTTCCGTGCTCTAGTATCCGAAGGCAGAGTAAGAGACTGGCGATCAATAGCAGACAAGATTCCGGGTCGGACGAATAAAGATTGTCGCAAACGGTGGCACAATGTGCTTTCCGGTGGTTTGAACAAGGGGTACTggacagaggaagaagacaagctGTTGACACACGCGGTGCAAATACATGGAGAGACGTGAGGATCCTCTGCTGCTCGTCAGGGAAAGAACCCTATACTGACACGTGACTGCGATAGATGGACGGTGGTTGCGGATGTCGTCAAAACACGAAGCGCAGATCgtatgttcttcttgataaTTTTTGTGTCCTCTGTTCATTACTAATGAATGTTGCGTTCAGAATGTGCCAAGCGATGGAAGCAATGTCTCGACCCACAACTCGACCGCAGTGAATGGACAGAACTCGAGGTAGGCTTGTATGTCCACGGAGAATCGAGAATTGTGATGCTAATAAGAACGATAACAGAACCGACGATTGATGGAGGCATGTGCTGCCAAGGGGCGACGATGGAAAGAGATTCAGATGGAGCATTTCCCTACCCGGTCACGAAACTCGATCAAGAATCAGTAAGCATGAGCCTTGGATGAAGGGTAGAATACAAGACATGAAGCTGACCTGATGGTACCATGATCAGACACACAATTCTTACCCGCCGATACAATAAACTGAAGAACTTACGAGAAGCCCAGACTGCCGCGAGCGCGGGAACTGGGCCCGAGGACTCGAGCTTGTCGCCGAGCTCATGCGAGGACTCGGGAGATACTGTCGACAGTAGCGACGATGATAGCGGTCTTGGGAGTGGAAGCACAGAAGGAAGCACCGGGTTACATGATCCTCGCATtgccgatgatgatgtgccGATGAACATAAATCCCACAGACATCTTGCCATCGACGACTCAAGGAATCCCTGGTCATAATGGGTTTATGCACGGGACATGGGATATGGCTGGCACATTGTCGGGAGATCCATGGGGACTGCCCTCGGTAGGCGAGACGGATAGTATGGGATTGTTCCTCAATGGTATGGTGCCAGAACTTCACAGCATCCCACCGGACAGCATGCATAATTTTGGCTTTGTGGATGCAGCAAGCGGCAAAGACTGCATATGCCCAAGTTTGTTATCACCAACCGAAGAGATGCCCAGCGACTACAGTCAAGGAGACAACTTTTGCGACGACCTAAGCGTATCAGCTATGGACACAGAAGAGCAAACTCTCGCCTCTTTGCAAGAAAACGTGACTCGTGGGAAACGGTGTGCCAAAATAGTGTTGACGGTGGAGGAACCCGATAATAATACGGTCGAGTCTCTCGTGCAAATTGCATTCTCAAGCAAATCACGGTTCCATTTCGCTCGCGAGTGAAGTGATTTTCCCTGGACTAATTGGAAGTTTGATGTTCGTGGTATGTTCCTCGCCATCACGGCGCCGTTTCCCGGGTGGTAAATTTTCCTTCAGTGGCTTTCTTTGGTGTTGATATCACGGAGCAATGGCGTTTCTTTATGTGACATGTATGAGATGAGATATGTGATGGGACAAGTTCCATTATCTTGGGCATGAGTTCAGCAGATAAAATCGTCTGCTCAGACTCTGTCCCAGCTGTACCTTACACGAAATTCGACGGATTATTTCGTTTTTGCGATAGATTATTGTTTCAGAGCATTCGCCGAGCCCTTGGGCCTTTGTGTTTTGTATGGCATACTAGATAGACTTCTTCAAAACAAGTTTCCAATCTTGGCCCTTCTTCCTTACGAGGGAACTACCTTCGTGTATATCAATAAGTCTAAAATCTACAACGTCCTTCCTGATGAATGATGCTACGTGCCTTGCTTCTCCAGAACGACGGCATTTCCACTCCTTGCATGGGTTCAGTTTCTAGATGAAGAGGGATCATCACGATATGTATGCTACGAACTTTTGTAGCTCCCAAGTTCTTAAGTGGAAAAGTCTGGGAACATAGTTCGAGTAGGGTATGTAGTTATCAATATGTACCCCGAAACAAAAGGAGGAACAAGCGCAATAATCCgcacaaaggaaagaaaaacaacacTTTCGAGTAGAGCAGAAGTGTCGGAGATAAATACACAATTCTATGTCTGCAGCGCCCTGTCTTCAGCCCGTGAATGGCCTATAGACCGTGATGATATCTCTTGACCGGGAATCACACTTCGGGGACCACCACGCGGTTAAATGGCCCAATAGAACTATACCGGGCTGCTAAGGGCCTTGACAGCTGAAATAAAAAACCCGGAGTCTGGGCTTCTAGGGTTGAAAGTGGGTGGGGTCCAATGCGTCCATCCATATGAGTTCGCGTGGGCGAAGGCCGTTTCAGGACCGAACCTGCGCCCAGATTGCGCCAGCTCCAAGACCGCGGCCGGCCCAAGAGTAAGAATAAAGTCGAGCCAGGCGCCTATACAATAGGTAAGTTAATGTGTCCCATGTCAGGTGTGTCAGGGGGCGAATAATCGAAAGCAGAGGGAACCTACTTAGCATGGACTCTTCTTGCTGCTTGTCTCCGGGAGTAATACCGGTCTCGCTAAACACGCCATACCGGCGCGCATGGGACGTCTGCACCCGTAGGAAATCCAGCAAAGAAGCCATGGCCGTCCAGACCTCGATCATATCGCACAGCTGGTCCTCTGAGAGTGGGCCTTGGTTGCCGCGCGCGAACCCCTCGGGAGGCGTGAAGAGCACGGTGTTGAAGTCGCTGGGGTCAGGGCTGGTGCAGCAGACCAGTGGTAGGACAGCACCGCACGTCTTCCCACGTAGCCACTGGATCTGTCCAGCCAGGTCCCACTCCCGGTCCTTTCGGCTCCCAAATAGGTGGCAGAAGGTCCATACGCGCCAGATGGCGTCGTCAACCGCGGCGCCCTGTTCGCTGTCAGGTTCGCATAGAGCCGTCATCATCTCTTCTCGTACAACTGCCCGGCAATAATACCAAATTAGGAGCTTGATTCGGACGAGCGTGTCTAGGTCGCGGGCGTAGTGCCGCAGGTAGAGACTCGCCGCCAGCGGTGAGCCATCGGAATCCTCTTTAGTATACCGAATAGGAAATTCACAGACCTGGCGAAGCTCCCATGCCGGCGGGGATACCTTCCACAACGTTCCCTGAATCAGGGGCAGCTCGTGTGCCTTGAAGGCCTTGTATGCCGCACGATTGACTCGGGCCAGAGAGAAGAGATCCTCGAGGCAGTCAACCTGCTGCAGAATTCGCCGCATGACGGGGACCGGCACATTCAATGCAGACGATGCACACGGGTGGGATAGCACCCGTGTCCGCACGTCGAGCTCGTAGATACTGTGACGGGGTCGAGGCACCGGAACTATGGGCCCGGAGGAGCCAGCGTACGCGGTCGACAAGGAGCCCCGGGCGTGCGACTCGCCCCCCGGTGTCCACAAGGTTGGCTGCAAGTAGTCCAGCACCAGTCGTTGGGCCTGTTCGATGAAATTACCCGCATATCACTCCCGGTCTGCCTCGGGCATATCGGGCATGCAGAGGGAGGCTCGGTTTTCCAGTAGAATAGACAGGATGCGCTTCATGCGCGTAGCCGCCCCAGAGTGGGCGTGAATTGGCGGCCCATTCGGCCCTGTGGTTCTCGAGAGCGTGTGGCACAGTGGAGGCTGCGTGGACGCCTCTCCAACAGGGCGGATGGACTGGCGAATGGCGTGGGATGGCTTTTGTGGTAGCCGTGGTAGCCGGAAGTGCTGGAATGCCCGCGTAAGCGTCCGCCCCCGCACTAACCAGCGTCGGGACGTGAGTCTATCTGGAGTTGGCTCTGTGTGCTCTGTATTCACTGCTGTAGGCAGATCATGGCGGGGACGGTGGACGCGGAGGCGATGCAGCGGATTGCTGCGCAGGCCTTTTCTGGCGAAGGCGTGATCCAGGGCCGCTAGGTCATGAGCTTCTGGCTTGTTGGGGAGCGACCAGTGCTTCCGCCCTTGTGGGCGAGGGGGTAAGGGATAGTGCTTGGCGAGACCGTGGTCCCGAGCACTCGCGCGTAATGGCAGTGGTGGGAGGGGCTTGTCTAGTTGGTTCTGAAGACATGCGGGAACATTGCCTCCAACGCAATGGCCACGGGACGGCCTAGGCGTTATGGGCAGCTGGTGATCGTCTAGTTTAAGGCCCGATGTGGTAGTGGAGATGCCAAGTCCGACCAGTATCTCGCTCGAACCGGCTGAGCTCGCGGCTACGGAGGGACTGCAGAGACTGGTTACCGAGCTTCCTGCACTGCTACCTGCTGGATAGCCTAGAGTGGTGCCGCTGAGCTTGTCATGGCTAATGCGGGTTATCTTCGCTGGCCCGCGCAGCTGCGTGTGATTGATGTATACCATGGCCGCCTTGTCTCGTGGCTGTAAGAACCGGCGCGCTATTCCCAATGGCTTGTATGATGGTTTAAAGATCTGATAGTATAAAGTCAAGCCTTAGGTTTCAGTAGAACCAAAGCGAcgaatatatagttatagtacAATAATTTTCAACGAGGGGTACAAAGAATGGAATCCGTCTGGCAGGTCTTCAGTGCTTTGATGTTGGTCTCTTCGACTCTCCTATAGAGTACCAGTGTCTCGGGACTTTGCCTCTAGGGGACGAATAATAGATGCGCCCGGTTCCAACTATGCGCTTGAGCCCCCTTCCCTAGCTATTAGTTGTTTCGCCTGGAAGGGCTTCAAATCCTTGATGCCTGGGACGGAAATTATCATATCACGAGAGTATGTATAGACTATGTAGATCTCTCTAGAAACAACAATAGTAGCGAAGGCATTAGCGTTGTTGTGATTCTATGAtcaaataatattatacccCCCctatcttccttcttgcgCTTTCTGGCAGGCAGCCGATATTTCCAGCCTATGCCACTGACGACACAGAGACGGTGTCTTAAATTAGCTGGTCTTAAATAAGAAGATAGAGGAGCATACTATAGCAGTGCATATGCCTAATGGAGATTTACTAGCACAGGGTTGGAAGGTAAGACGCGCTGTAGGACTAGGGTTCGTGTTAGTTGTAGCGCCGATGTCTAGTAGGGCGCTTAATCCACAGGGTCGCGAGTCAAACGGGGTTAGTGATATTATTCTGCCTTGTACTAACGCAGGTGATCATGTTAGTATTGTTCAATTCCGCCCGTTTCTGGACCTGCCGCGAATTATTCTGCATTAGCGACGGTCTTGGATCAGTTCATCTCCTGGAGGCTGCCAACAAACCAGGCACCTCCATTCTTGATCAGCCTTGCGGATCGTCGCTTCAAGGTGTCATGTCCCCCGCTCTTCTATTGGTTAGTGGCTCCCTGGTGCAGTAAGATCAGCTCCCCGTGCGGATGGAGGCCAACAGTACTTTGTACGATAATATTATTGCTCCGACTATCCAAGGTAGTAAAGCTTAATCATTTAGCTATTTTTGTTAGATCAGTCAATCTCTTGTACTGTCTGCCCCTCTTTGCTCTCCTGGTTAGTGAGCTAACTCAATAACACTAGGTCACTGTATGCTATTATGGTGTAGGACTCTAGCTAGGTAGGGCAGGAATGCCACTACCGAGGTAAGGAAAAGCAGGCCCAGGAAACGGTCTTCGCGAGAGACTGAAAAGCAGCAAAGGCCCGTCGTATCGGTGCCTGTTGACAATAATAATTCGACACTCTCGAAATTCGGATTCATTGCCACTGCAGCAAGTTGTATTGGACGCAATTGTCTACTGGAaacagaaataaaaaaaaaagcaaaataGAGGATGGTAAAAtacgaagaagagcaatctAATGTGACCTCTTAGGGTTTTCGAAAAGCCTCAGGTCCCTGCGTCTGGAACTACCCCTCCCAACATTGCGGAAGACAGAATGATTGGCACAgcaagagagagggagagagagagagacaggcCCTGATAACGTCATTTAATCCCTGGCTAGAACAAGCCTTACCGAAGTTCTACACGGATCCAATCATGCTTGATCCGGCTTTCCCAGCGGAGCAGGGGGGAAGACCTCGCAGTTACGTAGTGTAGGCAAACATCATCCCATCCTGTCTTTTTGACTATAAGTGAAAGTACATGATttcatttatattttatagccTTGTTTGCGCGGGCACAGCCATGCTTTATCTGTCGAAAACTACTTGGTCTGTCACCATTCCAGTATCCGGCTCTCGCTATCTAGCCCCAACATAACAGTAgtgtttctttccttttttttttttttttttttttttttttttttttttttttgttcacGCTGATGCTGACCTTGATACTTAAATCACGGTCATATATTCGGCTGCGATATGTGCATACTGGTCTGTCTCTGTATCCTGGTCTCTGTAAAGGTCTGCCTAATGTATTCAGACTAGAGTCTAGGCCAGGGGCGTAGCTATTGATTTGCTTGTTTGAAGATCTAAAAGACGCCTTCAACTACCTCCCCCAGTGTATCATGTCACCGGTGCGTCTGGAAAATCGAGCGCTTTCTTCGGATTAACAGTCAACCATTACGAGTGTGATCAACATGATACAATTTCCCAGTTCACGAATCACAGGAGATTTCAGGTTGAACatggatcttcttcctcatgaCACGACTGACTGAGAACTTTTTAGGCTGCATCGAGTTCTCTAGGCATCAACTTTAGAAAGAGCAGGACTATTTTTAGTTTCTATGAATGAGGGCGATACTCGTGGTCAGAGGCTATCGAGATTCGAGCGACAACTGTACTCCTGATTATCTTCGCAGCCGCTGCTTGTTATCACGCGACAAAAGTATTATTACAGTAATCAATAGGTGAGCCATCTAGATAAAACAGAGTGTTTCAGGAGAGGTCTTGACCAATCACTGTCTAAACTACTGTTGTGCTGTACATTTAGATTTCTGCTCAGGTAGACAGTTACTGTAGGATATAGGTTATAAAGGCAGGTGGTTTCCCGGCTTGAACATAACGTCAAGATAGAGTAGTTCAATCCATACTCACAGTCACAGcatatctctttcttcaattcTATGTTACAGGTCTTCTGTTCTGTGTTATTGATAGCAATCAACATGAGACGTATGTATCACCGGGCCTTGCCTGATGCTTTTCTGATTACGTACAGTCCCAACCCATGCCATTCTGTCCATTATTGCTATATGGATCTTTCGTTTAGCCTTGTGCATGCCCCCGACCAGCGGCACCTTGGCCAAGAACAGTTCACAGGGACCGCAGAATTCGGATTGGATTCCCGCCTCTATCATCAGCCATGACTTCACCTCTGCGGAAAGACGTGACTATGATGCACGCTCTCTCCTCGATAGACACAACGTGCACGATGCTGTTACCCTGACTGCTCTAGGGGGATGCTTACAGAGCTCCGGTCTGTTAATCCTGTCACAACTCTTCTATATCCTTGCTCCCACGGCACTAACTGGCTGGTGCAGTTCCTGATTGGCCAAAGAAGCGCCCTTCCCACGACCAGTTTTGGAAATGCGTGCAGTCGGCCACTGGCGGCGTAGTAAAATATGACCAACCTACATCGATCTCACCTAGCCCTCTGGTAGCAGACGGCAACATAGGCAGCGGCATTTGCTCGGTCCCTGGGAAGTTGCTGCCTAGCCTTCTTACAGGAAGAGGTAGGTATCCTTTGAGGGTCTACATCTGGATAGCATTACCTTGATAATTACTAATGCCAGTATAGATATGAAAGACCTGGCCGGTTCTATCTGCGACACGATGGTCACTGTGGGACACGGGATTGTCACCAAGGATGCAGGTGCAATTGCCTCTGCCATCACAGTTCAGGGAGGCCATAGGAAAGGTTTGTCGATTGCCCACAAACACCGAAACTTGCAGATTATAGGTACGGTGGCCAATGTAGCCGGTATCAACGTCAAATCCGAGCTTGTTGATCTCTGCGTGCACGCGATTAAGTACCAGGCAGAGACGTGTTTATCCGTTTTGAAGTATGGGATCATTCGCCATCCGGTTGATCATGTTGTCAAGCCATCAACCACTACATGGAGGAACGGTAAAGGTGCTATTCAGGCGATTTTTGATATTGGTTTTGCTATGCCTGATACGTTTCATTAGGTACTCGACAGAGCTTTGATACAGCTATCACAGTTTCTCTTATCGGTGCTTTGGAAGCTGTCTAGGTCTCTGCCCCTTCTGTGATTGTGTTTCTGTGTTCGAAGTCATATAGTGCTATCTACCTTTGTTTTTCATGCGGAAGTAGTAGTTGTGAATATCGTTTGACACATCGCTGTTCCCGGttgctcttcctcgtcctccacCGATCGCTTTTGTGACCCTAGATCGATCTCCATTATCCAACCGTAGCAAGCAGTACCGGTGCGTCCTGTAAGCTTCGCGCATATACGGTCTCTGCAATCCAGGATCCATGGCTAGCCTGCCACACTTCAGGTACACACGGGAGATGGCAATGGCTGTATGCCGGTGGGAAGTAATATCCGTCTTAGCTGGTAGGTGGGGCCTATGATGAGTACGCAGGTGACAACTTGAATATCAGAATATAAATGAACCTATAAAATAGAAGGATTTTGCCGCTGTTGGCGCTGCCGTCATGTGACGGGACCATAACGCGGGGAATTTCCACGCCGTTAATTCTTCCAGCCTCGACTGCTTCTTGTCTTCAAAGTGGACTGCCAACTGCTTATCTCTACTCTGCTTTCTGTGTCGgacttcttcatccattctGTTCTCAGAAGTCTATCTGTTTAATTATACGGtccttcctttccatctACAAGGCCCAAAAGTTACCACCAAGCCGCCGAGGCAATAAACTCGATTAACCGAAGAAAGAACGCGATGCGGCTGTTGCTAGATCTACCAAATGAAATCCTCCATCATATTGCAGGCTACCTGGCCCTAGAGTCAGATCTAAACTTGTTGGCCAGAACGAACCGCCACTTTCACAGTGCAATCAACCCTTTATTGTATCATTTCAATGCCATACACAGACAGATGTCCGCACTGCTGTGGGCTGCAGATCATGGGATAGTTGAGACCGCGCAACATTCACTGAACGCTAGTTTCGGGGTTTCAAACAATATAAAACTTGGCATAATCTATGATGCACTGTCAATAGCAGTGCACGCGGGACACACAAGTATCGCGAAGGTTCTTCTACTGCAAGAGGGAATTGATCCTAATTTCCGATATCGGAGCAAAGAGGCCAGATCATGGGTGACGTTTCTAGCAAGAGCAGCTGGGGCAGGACATGTAGATACAGTTGCCCTGTTGCTGTCAACAAAAGGCATCAACCCGAATCTAGGAGATGGCATGGGAAGGCCCCCGATTGCTCATGCGGGATTCAACAACCAGGTTCCAGTGATCGAACAGCTGCTTGCCACCCCGGGCGTAGATATGAATGGGAAGGATCACCATGGCCGTACGCCACTGGCCTGGACAGTGAGTTTTGGATCGGAAGCAGCTGTGGCTCAATTCCTATCTCGACAGGACATTGATGTCAATGCGGCTATAGCCACGGATGATTTGTTTAAGAAGGGGTGGACTGCCCTAATGTTCGCGGCTAGCAGGGGATTTGCTAAGAAAGTGGAGCTGTTGCTTAACACACCATATATCAATGTGAACCACCAATCCTCCAGTGGAAAAACAGCTTTACACTGGGCAGCGCAGGTTGGCTCTGAAACTATCGTGCAGCTTCTACTCGCAAAGGGGGCATATCCTGACCCCAGAGACAGCCATAATCGGTCTCCTCTCATTCAGTCTGCATTGTATGGCCATCTGTCCATCATGGAATTGCTATATGAAGCAGGGGCCAACCTCAATACTGTCACGAGTACTGGGAGTACTGCACTTACTTCAGCCTCGGGTGAAGGACATACAGATAtagttgtttttcttttagggACAGGAAAGGTGGACGTAGCAGCAAAAGGCAAAGAGGACAAGCGCAATGCTTTGTCGGTGGCTGCAGAGGGAGGCCATCGAGACATTGTCGACCT
This Aspergillus flavus chromosome 1, complete sequence DNA region includes the following protein-coding sequences:
- a CDS encoding Homeodomain-like protein; this encodes MPRAPQKWTPEEDKLLCREVHNQLSEGRVRDWRSIADKIPGRTNKDCRKRWHNVLSGGLNKGYWTEEEDKLLTHAVQIHGETWTVVADVVKTRSADQCAKRWKQCLDPQLDRSEWTELENRRLMEACAAKGRRWKEIQMEHFPTRSRNSIKNQHTILTRRYNKLKNLREAQTAASAGTGPEDSSLSPSSCEDSGDTVDSSDDDSGLGSGSTEGSTGLHDPRIADDDVPMNINPTDILPSTTQGIPGHNGFMHGTWDMAGTLSGDPWGLPSVGETDSMGLFLNGMVPELHSIPPDSMHNFGFVDAASGKDCICPSLLSPTEEMPSDYSQGDNFCDDLSVSAMDTEEQTLASLQENVTRGKRCAKIVLTVEEPDNNTVESLVQIAFSSKSRFHFARE
- a CDS encoding ankyrin repeat protein, whose amino-acid sequence is MRLLLDLPNEILHHIAGYLALESDLNLLARTNRHFHSAINPLLYHFNAIHRQMSALLWAADHGIVETAQHSLNASFGVSNNIKLGIIYDALSIAVHAGHTSIAKVLLLQEGIDPNFRYRSKEARSWVTFLARAAGAGHVDTVALLLSTKGINPNLGDGMGRPPIAHAGFNNQVPVIEQLLATPGVDMNGKDHHGRTPLAWTVSFGSEAAVAQFLSRQDIDVNAAIATDDLFKKGWTALMFAASRGFAKKVELLLNTPYINVNHQSSSGKTALHWAAQVGSETIVQLLLAKGAYPDPRDSHNRSPLIQSALYGHLSIMELLYEAGANLNTVTSTGSTALTSASGEGHTDIVVFLLGTGKVDVAAKGKEDKRNALSVAAEGGHRDIVDLLLKQNGQGFPNERDYMGRSPLSYAIEHGDLETIKLLIRNSSVIDTGETDANGKTLLSYAAQHDDPAILNLLVSATKVTR